A genomic region of Arachis hypogaea cultivar Tifrunner chromosome 5, arahy.Tifrunner.gnm2.J5K5, whole genome shotgun sequence contains the following coding sequences:
- the LOC112729080 gene encoding uncharacterized protein, which produces MVKQSTQLKELKTQTQQPQFKELEIEVECQISAIKVVRDVEIERLLMELRLVRSCFSEEQLRKLMLQVFEETLPNPSIVKDEGRTGFLSDENLHFKDFVFEEPCEAQTLTSQEGLQTPNVSSQRLSVGMTPKTLRLSKPSEMLLSVHGSPFGVYKQNNMEAIYGMKQMFYLKLLLYLVHLVSLLHEEILS; this is translated from the exons ATGGTCAAACAATCAACTCAATTGAAGGAACTTAAAACCCAAACGCAGCAACCTCAATTCAAAGAGCTTGAAATCGAAG TGGAGTGTCAAATCAGTGCAATTAAGGTGGTTCGTGATGTTGAGATTGAGCGATTGTTGATGGAACTTCGTTTGGTTCGGTCGTGTTTCAGTGAGGAACAGCTCCGGAAGCTAATGCTACAGGTCTTCGAAGAAACCTTACCGAATCCCTCAATTGTGAAAGATGAAG GGAGAACAGGATTTCTTAGTGATGAAAATCTTCATTTTAAGGACTTT GTTTTTGAGGAGCCATGTGAAGCTCAGACTCTCACAAGTCAAGAAGGTCTTCAGACTCCCAAT GTGAGTAGTCAGCGCTTGTCTGTTGGGATGACACCCAAAACCCTTAGGCTGTCGAAACCTAGTGAGATGCTTCTCTCTGTCCATGGATCACCTTTTGGTGTTTACAAGCAAAATAACATGGAAGCTATATATGGTATGAAGCAAATGTTCTATTTGAAACTATTGCTATATCTTGTTCATTTAGTTTCCTTGTTGCATGAAGAGATACTTTCCTAA